The nucleotide window GCAATTGATTGGTCTCGCGCATGTCGGTTATATCGTCGAAGATTTGCAATCGAGCATTGCCACGTTTAAGCGAATATATGGCATAGATGATCAAGATATCACGGTTTTTCCCGACTTTTCGCAGCACGATGCTGCAACACGATTTGCCTTTTTGGACCTAAAAGGTACTCAAGTGGAATTAATTCAGGCCTTGGCTGAGCCGTTTACCAGTTTGTTGGCGAATGCCAACAGCGGTGGCGGCGGTATAAACCACTTAGCTTGGCAAGTGGCGGATATTGATGCCTGTATGGCAATACTCGCAACGCAAGGCATCACGCCCGGTTATGTCACCCCTGATGGCATTGTCGATATGGGCGTCAAGAAAATGGTATACCTCGATCCGCATAGCATCGACGGCCATTATCTTGAATTGATTGAAGTAACAGCAACGCAGTAACAAAGGAGAGTGTTGATGGATATCAGCTTATTGGATAAATATGTGCCGTTAACCCGGATTCAACAGACCCATTTTAAGGTAAAGGATCAGGGCTGTTACGACTATACACTCAATCATCAAAGTACGGATTTACAAGAGCCTTGGCAAATTCTTGAAAATGGCGACATGCAAATTATTCGTAGTGTGCGTTATTCCCGTCAATATAAGGTGTTACTGGCGGTGAGTTGCCATATCACCAAGAGCACACAAACCATCGATCTAAGCTATCAAGAAGGTGATAACCCGGAAATTATCGCCCAATATAAAATCGATAAAGACGGCAATTGGCAAGTAAGCCAGAGTCATCCAGGAGATATATTTAAGCAGCAAGGGCACGACCCTGACTTGGTCATCTTTCCATTGTTGCGCATCTTCAGTGGCCAGATGCTAATCGATTGTAAGTTGCGAGGTCAGGCTAAGCGGCAAGTACTGATCCCAGATATTCGTCCCGAAAGTGGCTATAACGATAAACTAAAACCAAGTTTTGATATGCGCACCAGTAAAGCCAAAGGGGTGAATGGGCGCGGTCGTAAATTCCAGTTTATTAGTGAGCATTACCAAGAAGACAGTGCGCAATTTTATCTTAATGAACATGGCCAATTGGATTTTTATCAATGGCAACAAGCACCACAAAAACTGTGGCAGGTGACTTTGTGCAAAGCTGCGGTATCCGCTTAACTCACTAACGAAATTGGAATAATTCCTGATGAAAGTCGGCGCGTTTCATGCCGGCTTTACGCATGTCATTTTTGACGCTCTCACCAAATGGCGCTGGACCACAAAACCACACACTGGCGTGGTGCCATTCAGGCACCAGTTGCCGTATTTTTTCGGCGCTTAGCTTTTCTTGGATATACCAATGAATGGATACATTGGCCTTTTTAGCCAGTAGCTCAAGTTTACGTTGTATTCGTGCATTTTCATCAGACGCGCAAACAAACAAATCGATAGGTTTGGTGTCAGGGGAGTGCAGGCGGTCGCGCATTTTGGCGATAAATGGGGTAATGCCGATGCCTGCGCCAATCCAAATTTGCCGCGTACATTTGTCGTTAAAGTTGAAATCGCCATAGGGGCCTTCAACAACGACCGGCATATCCAGTTTTAACCAGCCGCGCAGTTGATTGGTCCAGTCGCCAAGCGCTTTAATGGTGAACACTAATTGCCTACGCTCAGCACACCAATCTGAGGAAATCGTATAGGGATGCGCACCTTCATGATTATTGGAGGTGAGAAAGGCAAATTGCCCAGCAATATGACCAGGCCAACCAGGTTGCATCTCGATGGTCGCTTCAATTACGCCCACATCATCATATGGGGTGAGTTTGATGATTTTGCCGGCGGTTTTTTTGCTGGCGCCGATTTTACCGAGCAGTGCGGCGATCGCGGCCAATGAACCGAGCAGCATAATCAGTCCATAGCCAAGGCCAAATGCGCTTAACCAGTAGTCTTCCTTTGTCAAAATGACGGAGTGAAAAACCAAAAGCAGATAGATCACCGAAATCCATTTATGGGTCTTTTTAAATAGGTGATAAGGAATCTTATCCATTAATGCGATGCTGACAAATAGGATTACAACATAGACGCCAATTTCGCCGATTGTTTTCGCGCTATCTCGTAGCTCCTGAGAAAACAGATGATCGCCATGAATTCGCGCCATTTGCTTGGTTTCAATAACCGCAAATAACCCCGACTTAGCAAGTAAGGGCGCAATGCCATCACCAAACCAATGCAATACGGCAAACACTAAAGCACTGATACCGAGCCATTTGTGCAGCCGATAAACTTTGTCCAAACCATCTAAGCAATGGTTGATGGTTGGTATCCGTAAACTCATGATGGTGACTACACTCATCAATAGTGTTGCCATCACCCCGGTGTATTGCATATAGGCGTGCTTAAATATTCTTACCGTCATTGGCGCATCGAAAGGGAATTCGCTGGTCAGCCAAAGTAAGGTAAAGCTGATGATTATCAGCCAATAGGCGATGTCTATTCTTTTCATATCCCCTCAATGACAATACCGTACTAGTAAACAATGAACATGGCTAAGTAAAGCCTAGATAGTAACCGGCAGCAGAGCAAGTCAGTGTTTCACTCGCGGCGAACAGGCAATCGTCAAGATAAAGGGAATGTTGAAAATTAGCGCTATAGCGTCAAAGCAGAAATAAAAAAGGCCAACCTGATGTTGACCTTTTGTGGCAAGTAATGTGTTATTACTTCATTGAGAATTCCATATCGAACTGGTATTTATCCGGTCGATATATGGCATATAAATGATCGAACAACTTGCCATCGGCGTCATACATGGAGCGATCTAACAACAAAAGTGGTCGCCCTGTTGGGATTTCCAAGACTAATGCGGTGTCCATATTCGATAACGTAGCGGTAACCGATTGTTGCACCTTATCAAGTTGGATACCGGCTTTGCGGAATATTTCCATGCGCGATGAGTTGTACAATGACTGTTCGCTATATAGTTCACCGATGTCACGGGTCCAACTGACGTAATAACCAAATGGTTGGCCATCACTCATACGTACCCGCACAGATTGAATCAGTTCTTCATCAGGACCAATACCAAATCGCTCTTGGATATCCAACGGTGGTACCGCCTTTTGGAAGGTGATTGAACGAACTTCGGTTTCTTGGCCAAGGGTTTTCAAGTTTTCTAATAAACCAGACAGTGGCGCTTTAAGCTGCTCTGCACGGTGTTTGTAGATAACATGCGATCCTTTACCGCGACGACGTGAGATATATCCTTCCTCGGCGAGCTCATCCATGGCGCGTTTTGCGGTGATTCGTGAAACTGAAAATGCTTCTGATAGCTGATGTTCGGTCGGCATTTTTTCGCCAAATGGGATTTCACCCAAATGGATTTTTTCTTTCAAGAACAGATATACCTGATGATACAGCGGGGTAGGTACATCCGACTTCAAGGCCTGACCTAAGCGAGGATCACTTAGTAACTCTTCAAATGTCATATTGATATATCTTCTTAATTCGTTATTAGCGCAACAGAAATCGAATCAGGCCCGTTAAGCGCTGAATTTCTGTCGATTTTATGTACGAGGGAATATAAACGCATAATGATATAATCACATTACAAATGCAACATTAATCAAGATGATTTATGTCATTTATCCCTGTTCTCTAGTCTGTTTTAATGTCAGTTAAAGGCCATTAAGAGCCTTCATGGTTTACGTAACACAAAGGGAATAGGTTTACCCTTTTGGAAAATTGAATGACTGAATATCTGGTTTTTAAGCTTTTACATCTACTTTTGTTTGTCTATTGGCTCGGTGGCGATCTCGGCACCTTTTATGCATCGCGTTTTGTCGCTAAACAAGGCCTGACGTCACAGCAGCGCAGTACCGCGTTGACTATTATGATGGGCGTTGATCAAGGACCGCGTATCTGCATGGCGCTTATCCTCGGTCCGGGCATGCAAATGGCTTATTCTTCTGGGTTAATTCAAATGCCGTTATGGGCTCTGGTATTGGTATGGCTGATATGCGCGCTATGGTTGGCCATGGTGTTAGCGATTCACTTTGGTCACGGCAAAGCGTTTGTGCAGCCGTTAACTAAGTTTGATTTTAATTTCCGCATAGCGGTGATTTTAGTTTGTCTGGCGGTGTGTGCTGAACATTGGCTAGCTCAATCGCCACAATATATTCAGGCGGGATATATTGCTTGGAAATTACTGTTCTTTGCCGCGTTAGTCGCCTGTGGTTTGGGTATTCGAGTGATGCTAAAACCTTTTATTCCGGCTTTTATGGAAATGATGAAAGACGGCCCAAATCCTGATGTTGATGGCCGGTTACAGAAATCTTTGGCTAAAGTTCGTCCCTTTGTCTACCTTATTTGGGTAGGCCTATTAGTGAACGCCGCTCTCGGCATGCATTTAATCACGCCTTAAAAGGATATCTTATGCGATTATTAAGCTCTGACTTTTCTCCCTATTCTACTCGTGTGCGCATTCAAATTCGCAAAAAATCGTTGCCTATCGACATTTGCGCACCGGAGCCAGCACTGCGAACTCCTGAGTTTCTCAACAAATATCCATTGGGTAAAATTCCGGTCTTAGAGCTTGATGATGGCCGTCATCTGGCGGAGTCTTGGACCATAATGCAGTACCTTGAACAGGTGTATCCCGAGGTGTCACTTAGCAGTGATGATGCATTTAGCGTTGCGCAAATGAGTCAAATTGGCCGCTATGCAGACTTACACCTTGGTCCATCGCTGTTTCCCATGTTTCGCGCGGTGTTGTTATCGCTTGAGCTAAATATTGACGACGAGGTCGCGGCAATAAAAGCGGAGCTTAATAAAGGTGACCGACTGCTAGCCGGGCAAGATCTAAATCGGTCAGTGAATATTGCTGATATCGCCTTGGCAACGACAATGTTTTTTACTCTAGAGACGCCCAAATTATTTAATATTAAAAATTTATTGGCTGATTACGATAATCTCAATGCTTGGTGGCAATGGGTGCAAAAAGACGCCGATGTGGCTTTAGGTATTGACGAGATGAATCGCGCATTTAAAGGCTTTGTTGCCGCCAGTAAACAGGCCTCATAAGTTGCAATAACCACGAATATAACCTTCTCCCAATAGGAAAAAGGCCGAACTCCAGTATAGGGTTCGGCCTTTTTTCTTGGCTATTTTTCTTGGCTATTTTTCTTAGCTATTTTTGTTAGCCATTTTCTAGGCCAATAGCAGGCACCATTTCAACTGTTCTGACCCCTTGAAAAGGCGCATTTTCAACTGTTCTGACCCCTTGAAATGCGTTTGTCGATGGTTATTGCTGGTTGCATGGCAATAAGCGCGCAAGCTACCAAGGCCATGGCAGAAATATTAATAACCAAGCCGTAATGGTCGTCACCTAACAACATGGCAGCGACCATAGGGCCAGAAGCCAAACCCATTTTTGAAGCGAAACCACCTAATGCCGCCATTTGTCCCGCTTTATCGAATTCAGAACACAAGCCAAATAGATAGGACAAGGCAAATGCCCAGGTGATGCCAATAACGACATTGGTGATCAGGTAGATACTTTCCACTTCACTGTAGTGCAATAACCAAGTACAGATGGCGGTGAGCATAACCGATAATAAAATAGGTAACGAGCGGCCAAACTTAGTCCCTATGATGATCACTAAGAACGAACCAAGCAGAGCAATCCAGCTCGCCATAGCAAGCGCCGGGCTCATAAAGTCAAGGCTAAGACCTTCTGCTTTACCTAATCCTATGACATAGGCAAATAAGCCCATATTAGCCGCTTGAAATAAAAATATTGCCGCGAGAGTGAGCATTAATGGCAACGTTAATACTTTGCTTTTGGCAGCTGAGCTCGACTCTTTCGACACCGGATAAGACGGTAAGAAAGGCAGCATGAGCAGTGTTACTAAGGTAAAGGCAATCAATGAGATAAATAAAATACCTGTGCCGTATACCGGTACCATGGCCGGTAAAAACATAATGCCTAAGCCACCCAAACCCCATTGAATAAATAACAGATAACCGAAGGTTTTATCGGACTCGGTGGTTCGCGACATAATACAAAAGCCGATACCAACCAACAGACCGCCGGTGATACCATGCAAACCGCGAACCGCGATCATAACGCTTGCCGACTCAATATAAACACATAGCAAATCAATCACTAATAACGACATGAGTAAGCCATAAGACCAGCGACGCCAATTGATTTTTTTGATCATTAATACCGCAGCAAACGAGCCAATAGCCGCACCATATAAATTGGCACTACTGACAAACCCGGCTTGCTGATTGGTAAACATCAAACCTTCTTTTAAGCCGTTCACAAGGGCAGGCATAATATTGACGTAGAATATCCCTGCGGTTGCCAAAAAGGCTAAACAAACCCGGGCGATAGCTGAATTTGGTGCCAATTTATAGCTTTTGTTCATGGGATTCTCATTACTGGTTGATGTTGCCGTCATGTGGTTTGTTCCATTGTTTATTCGCTATCAAGCAAGTCAGCTTGCTGCAGAATGTTCTGCATAGGCTGGAGTTGCTGCTGATAGTGACGCCATTTATTGACTGATTTATTGTGAATGGATTGACGCACTTGACTGGCACTGGCGGTGGTCACATGAGTCGATGAGTTTTCAATGTTGGCGTAGTTGTCATGCCACTGCAATTGTAAGAACTGGTACAAGGCTTTGCCTTGTTGTTGTGGATCGGCAACCAAGTCTTCATATTGCAACTGATAAATGCTGTCGCCGCAAAGTTGTTGCCAATGTTGCATCAACTGGCGATAGGCAACGTAGTATTGTGCCAACTCGGTTTGCTCATAGGAAAATGGATAAACCTGCTGAAACAAGGTCTTGTAAACCGCATAACAGGTATCCATAGGATCGCGTTGAACATGGATAAACTTGGCATTAGGAATGGCGGCTTTAATTAAGCCAACATACAAATAATTTAGTGGTAACTTATCGCTAAACATGCGCTTATCAACGAGTTTTTCCGAAAACTGTTGCTGTACTGATTGGCTATAGCGCTGACCAAGCTGAGCAAAGTCTACCTCACTGGCGCAACGTACAAATTGTTGTGCGCTATTAATCGGTTTTTTCAGCTGTCGGGTAAGTTGTGATAACACACTGGAAAAATGATTTAATTCTCCAAGTGGCTGAATCTGTTGCGACATTGCTAATAGCTGATCCACCATGGTTGAACCGACTCTAGGCATGCCGATGATAAACACAGGTGCCAATGAATTATTGTCTACTGGTGTCGAACCATGTTGTTGCAGCCAATTGGCATCAAATGTCTCTTTAATGCTATCAATTATCTTAGTGTCTTGATTTATGTCGTAATTAAGGTGTTTTCGGCGCAGCTGGCAACCTTTATCAAGATGCTTAAAGGCGTGCTCATATTGCTGCAAATCTTCGTAGCTTTTTGCTAACGCAAACTGCACTTGCACCGTATCCTTAGCTGACAATGATTGGTCAACAAGGCTGTGCAATTGTTCTATGTAATTGCCTTGCTTGGTTTGCTTGCGCAAGTCCACCCGCAAACAATGGGCGTCAACATCTCGTGGGTTTAATTCGATGGCTTTCGTTAAGCTGCGTTCGGCGTCAACCAAGTCGCCTTGATGGCGTTGCACCGCACCGAGACTGTAATAATGTTGATGATTGCTGGCATCTTTATTGATTGCCGATTGGTAATGTTGAATGGCGAGCTTTGGTGAATCGAGTTGGCTCAGCAGCAGCGCTAATTGATTATCTTGATTGGCGCTTAAGGTCTGCGAACTCAGTTGTTGCACCAGCTTTTTGGCCTTGGCATATTGTTGACCTTGCAGTGCAAGCTTGGCTAATTGCAATTGCCAGTTAGGGTTGTTATTGAGTGCACAAGCTTTGTCTAAACTAGTCAAAGCGACATTGAGGTTACCGCTAGCTAGGGCGACTTGATTGGTAAAATACCAACTGTTGGCGCAATCGGGATAGTCGTGATTTAACGACCGGCTAACAGCGATAGCTTGTTGTAATTGTTTGTTTTTAAGGTATTCAACACCTTGATTTAGCCGTTGTTGTTTTAAGCTGAATTGACTCATTTAAGCATTTCTTTTTGCTTTATCATAGCGACAGAATACAAACAATGGAACCATGACGTTTGCCATGGCTCCATTATTTGCAGGGAGTTAGAATTTATAGGAAATTGCCGCACCGATAGTGCGAGGTGTGGCTATATATTCTTTTTGGTTATTACCGTAGTAGTTTTCAAATGCGCCTGTATCGGTAGATAAGTAAGCATCTGGGTAACTTGCGGTAACCCCTTCTTCATTGCCGATATTTTTCGCGTATACAGTCAAACCCCAATTATCCATTAGGAACTGCACTGATGCGTTAAAGATAGTGAAACTATCGAACTCATCGTAAATCGTGCTGGTTTCTGAAATATGGTTGGTTGTATCTGACTGATAGTAAGCGGAGATATTAGACAACATCTCAATTTCATCGGTTAATTGCATGGTGTGATTCAAGCTGGCTGAAAATACATTCTCAGCTACGCCCGGTAAACTTGCGCCTGACTCTGCCACTATGCCACCGGTTTGCGGTTGAATAACATCATCGCTAAGCTCGGCATCGGTGTAAGAGTAACCAAAGTGCATGTTAAGGTTTTGCGATACAGCAATGTTGAATTCAGCTTCAAAACCTTTGGTTTCTGCTGATTCACCATTTTGTGCCATAAAGAATGCCCACCAGGCGGTACCGGTATTTAGCTGCGGATCTTCCCAATCAACAAAATAAATATCAGCTGAGAAAGAGTACCAATCACCAAAGCCTTTTAAACCAAGCTCATAGTTTTTCACGGTATCTTTTTCAAAGGTCTCAACTGTCTCTGGATTAAGCTCTGCAAATGGACCGTCGGTCGGAATTGCATTTGAGCCACCGCGACGGAAACCTTCAGAGTAGGTTGCGTAAGTCATCAAGGTATCGCTAATGTCGTAAGCCAAGTTAAACTTCAGCAATACATCATCTTCATCCTGATCTGGAAAGTCTTCAAAAGGAATCTCGCGAGGTTGACCATAATAAGCATTAATCGCCGTTTCATTTTCCAGGCTGTTATCAAACCAACGCGCGCCAGCAGTCAAGTGCAAGTCATCGGTTAGATGATAGGTAAGCTCACCGTATATCGCCAAATCTTCAAAGGTTTCTTTACGAATATAGGTGAAATCCTTATCTGTTGGCGCACCGACCCACCAAGACCAACATGGTGCATCATCCGGCAATTCATTACAGGCAACACCGTATTCTTCTAAACCACGTAAGTGTGAGAAGTTATTGGTTTCGCGATCTTGGTCCATATAGTAAACACCAAGGATCCAATCAATCTTGTCGTTGCCATCATTATTTGAAACGAGGCGTAATTCTTGAACCAATGCTTCCTCATCAAAACCCGCTTCAACATGTGATGCAGGTCTTGGGTTACCGCGATACCAGGCGTTGTACCAGTCACGACCGCCAGATACCCACAAGCCTGTGTTATCACGCCAGCCGTTACCGTCATGTTCATAAAACGAGGTGTTTGATGTCAATGTGGCAAAACCGAGATCTGCGCTTAGTTCTAAACTGGTCAATGACATATCGCGTTCAGAAGGCTCAAGTAAGGTTGAACCGTTATCGTATTCACCGTATTCGTTGCCAAGATAATCTGCACCACGAGTGACCGCACGGCGACCGCCGATTTCATCTTCTTGGTAATGATGTGTCAAAAGTAAGTTAACGTTATCAGTAACTTCCCAACCAAAAGCAACCTTAACGTAAGTGATTTCTACGGTATCAACATCGTCTTTGCTTTCATAACAAGCACCGTTATAAACGATTTCGTCGGCAGTTAAACCACTGTCGCGAGGACTCGCACAGCTGCCATCATCAGCTTCGACCATTGGGATGCCATTGTCGTCGAGCTTATACAATAATGGGTGATCAATAACCCCGTCATTATCAATATGGCTCAACACAATACGTACCGCAGACTTGTCGGTGATAGGCATATTGAACATACCGTCAAATGCCATGTTTTCGCCATCTGAACCGTCTGTTTGGCCGATATCAAATTTGAAACTACCTTCGGTTAAATCCGCATCAGGACGATTCATGATGTAACGCACGGTACCACCTAAGGCACCAGAGCCGTATAGCGTACCTTGTGGGCCACGCAATACTTCCACACGTTGTAAATCTTTCAGTAAGAAGTTAGCAAATACAGGTGTGCTATCGACATAAGTGGCAACGGTTGGTGCGGTAGATAAACCTACGTTGGCACCGGCTACGCCATTATCAACATTGATACCACGAACAACCATAGAGTTGGCAAGTGCGCCGTTACGGTGACCGCGGTCAATGATGGTGATACCAGCGACGTTACGCAGTAATTCGGTGTTGTCGACGATATTGTTGCGTTCGATGTCGCTGCCTAATACCGAGGAAATATTAAAAGGCAATTCTTCTTGTGCAACCAGGCGGTGAGTAGCCGTTACCTGAATACGTTCGATTTGTGCCTCATCAGTCTCTGCGCTGGCTTGCTCTTCGGCATAGCTCATCGCTGGCATGCTGACTAACAGCGCTGTGCTGATAGCCGAGGCAATACTCGATCGATTAAAGGTTACTCTTGTCATAGTGGGCTCCGTATTGTTGTTTTTTTCGCCTGTTTTGAGAGTAGACCAGTCAACCACTATCTCTTAGTACCAGTTCAAGAGATATAATAGGTCCAGTTCAGAGGCTCGCTAATTTAAATCATTACTTAGTTTTTTTGGTTGGCACTTCCAGTGCGCCAAGTTTATTTAATTCTTTGTTTTTAATTGCTTTATCTTGATAGATAGGGAATTCAACCGAGTTGTCTCTAAAGCTTTTTAATACTTGTCCAAGGCCGTGCAAGCCACGCTCGCGATTATGGCGTACTTGGTTAAAATCAATCTCGATAGGGATAATTTCGCTGTCGGCCGTGGCTTGATATACCACTCCACCATCTGGGCCAACCACAATCGATTGACCATTACCCGTGTCACTCGCAGCGTTAATGGAAAATACATAGGCTTGGTTACTGGCTGCCGTTGCTTGCGCCATTGCCAGCTCTACTGGTCGGTCAATGGTGCCAGTTAGTGTTGGGTAAACCAGCACTTCTGCACCTTGGCAAGCCATGCTGCGTGCCACTTCACCGAACCACAGGTCATAACAAATCGCCACCCCAATACGGCCACCAGGTACATCAAAGACGACACATTCTGAGCCCGCTGCCACATCGCTTTCATATGGGTAAAAAGGATATATTTTTCTATATCTTTCAATGACTTCACCCTGGTTATTGATAACGCTGGCGGTATTGTATATTTGCTCATCAAGTTGTTCGTAATGACTGCCCGGTATTAACCAAACGTTAAGCTCTTTTGCTAACTGACAATAAAATTGTTCTGTTTTAGAGGGGAGCGGCTCAGCATGGGCTTTATCTGTACCAAAGGTGGCCAATTCACTGAACACTATCATGTCAACCCAAGGAAACCGACGTTTGGTTTCTTTAATTTTGCTGGTTATCAATGGCAGGTTGTCTTGCTCGGGTAAACGCAGTTGTAAACCGGCAATGGCAAAATGACTCATGAAATTCGCCTCTTATGGGTCGTATAGATTGATTGGATGATTTTTAAGCTAAAGGATTGCTTGAATATTGGTTAGTACCAGATTGATGTTATTTATGGTGCCAGTTTGCTGGCAAGTGAATTGGCACCGCTATCAAGATCTTGCAAGGTGGGTTGTGGCGGGGTGTTCGCGGCAATAGTCCAGTTGGCGTACAAAACAATAATTTTGATCGAACCACTTCATTTCATCACCGTCCATGATCACATAAAAGCCTTTCATCTCACCATAACCCCATAAATTCCATTTTCGGTAGTACATGCCGTTATGGATCCACCAACGGCCACTATCGACTTCATTATCGTTGCCGCCGGTGCGACCTAACATCACGCCATTTTCTTTAAGCTCTATGGTGCAAGGCACGCCATAGACCATTTGGCACTCAAGGATTGAGCCGGGCAGAACATGCTGTAATTCATCATCAGTGAGTAATTTACCTTTGGCGCTAGATAAGGTTTCTTCATGCTCTTGGGTCAGTTGGTGAATTAAGTCAGCAAGTTTTTCTACGCCTTCACGTATGCGATCGTTAGCAATACTGGTGATACCCATGCGAAAGCAATTGCTCGGATATGACGTACCGGCAAAATAGCGCTTTACAGGCTCGATTAAGATGCCGTGTTCGACCGCCTTTTGGCGTAAATATTCACCGTCTAATTGTTTTGGCCCTGTAATCCAATAAGCGGTACCCCCTTGGATAGGTCCAGTATTGATACAATCAGGAAGGTAGATGTTTAATGCTTCTCGCAGGGTCAGCCAACGCTCAAAAAATACTTGATGCAAATGCATCATATAGGCGTCGTAATAGCCCATCGACAAAAAGTAAGCTACTGAACGCTGATTGTTCAAGGGTGGATTGCGTAACATCAGTTTACGTATTTTCTTAAGCTCGGTAATGACGCTAGGATCGGCAACGATAAAACCAAGCTGCACACCAGAGGCGATGACCTTTGACAGACATGAGATGTAAACCACTCGATTGTCTTTATCTAGGCTGCGTAATGCCGGGTGTGGTTGACCTAAAAAATTACTCTCAAATTCAAAATCATCTTCAATAATCAATAAATCTTGTTGCTGGGCTTTGCTCAGTAGCTCGTCTCGTCGATCCATTGGCATGGTGA belongs to Thalassotalea sp. HSM 43 and includes:
- a CDS encoding carbon-nitrogen hydrolase family protein yields the protein MSHFAIAGLQLRLPEQDNLPLITSKIKETKRRFPWVDMIVFSELATFGTDKAHAEPLPSKTEQFYCQLAKELNVWLIPGSHYEQLDEQIYNTASVINNQGEVIERYRKIYPFYPYESDVAAGSECVVFDVPGGRIGVAICYDLWFGEVARSMACQGAEVLVYPTLTGTIDRPVELAMAQATAASNQAYVFSINAASDTGNGQSIVVGPDGGVVYQATADSEIIPIEIDFNQVRHNRERGLHGLGQVLKSFRDNSVEFPIYQDKAIKNKELNKLGALEVPTKKTK
- a CDS encoding PLP-dependent aminotransferase family protein; its protein translation is MSSFSMLNRLIHIDASLPESLQTQIRQKLVEGILVGAIAPGSKLPSSRKLASQLNVSRNTVVLVYQALIAEGYIESKERSGIFVSEAITQGKVEQSPSEKRFNGTNSSNKHRFKGAIATTNATSCPADWRNYRFPFIDGKYDSSLMPIKEWREANAKANASSEIQAWGKLQGTEDDPMLLDQIRTKLLPRRGIQASTDEILITVGTQQALHLICQLFVNNEVQVAVEEPGYPEMRELLQHSGAKIQLQALDDKGIIVDDKLDQCDIIYTTPSHQTPTSITMPMDRRDELLSKAQQQDLLIIEDDFEFESNFLGQPHPALRSLDKDNRVVYISCLSKVIASGVQLGFIVADPSVITELKKIRKLMLRNPPLNNQRSVAYFLSMGYYDAYMMHLHQVFFERWLTLREALNIYLPDCINTGPIQGGTAYWITGPKQLDGEYLRQKAVEHGILIEPVKRYFAGTSYPSNCFRMGITSIANDRIREGVEKLADLIHQLTQEHEETLSSAKGKLLTDDELQHVLPGSILECQMVYGVPCTIELKENGVMLGRTGGNDNEVDSGRWWIHNGMYYRKWNLWGYGEMKGFYVIMDGDEMKWFDQNYCFVRQLDYCREHPATTHLARS